The nucleotide sequence TCGACCAGGCGTTTCAATCGGTCTGTCGTGCTTCCCAGGTGGAGAGCTATCGAGACAGCCTGGGAAAACAGATTAATCTGTTGCAGTTTGCTGATACCGCCCCCGATTCCGCTACCGAACAATCACAAAACTGATCACGAGAGAGCATGTCGAAACAACCCACTTATACCGATCAACAGGCCGCTGCCATCAATACGCGTGATGTCTCCATTGCGCTGTCAGCAGGTGCGGGTTGTGGGAAGACGTTTGTGTTGACACAACGGTTTTTAAAACTGATTGAGCCGGGAGCCCCCCCCGACCGACTCAGCCATATCGTCGCGATTACGTTTACGGAACGTGCGGCCCGGGAAATGCGGGACCGGATTCGTGAAACCTGTCTGGATCAGTTGAAGAACTGTCCGCCGGAAGAAGTGAATCACTGGCAGGCGGTGATTCGCGGTCTGGATTCGGCACGGATCAGTACGATTCATTCTTTTTGTACTTCAATTCTGCGGAGCCATGCCGTCAGTGCCCGGCTTGATCCGCATTTTGGTCTGCTGGAGCAGGGGACCAGTGACACATTTTTGCGGAAGGTCGTGCATGAAGCAGTCCATGAACTGCTGAAACAGGAAAATGCCGATTGCATCCAGATGGTATATCGCTTTGGTCTGGAGAAAACCTATGAACTGTTGATTTCCCTGGTTCCCCAGCAGTTTCGTCTTGAATTTGATGAGTTCCGCGAACTGACTCCAGAACAGCTGGCGGGACGGATGCGCGATTTCTGGGAACAAAATTATATACCTATGCAACTTGCGGAGATTGCTGAGTCAGACGCGACGCTGCATTTATTAAGGCTGATGAATTCGCATGAACCGAGCAATCCGAAACTGCGTCAACGGTTTCAGACGCTCAAATCACGTATTCCTGAGCTGATAGACGGCGCTCCTCAGATGCGAGGTGAATTACTGGGCACACTGATAGATCATGCCAAAATTCAAGGGGGAGGCACCAAAAAGGACTGGGATGATGTCAGCATTTATGAGCAGATCCGTGACGGATTCAAAGAATTACGTGAAACATTGAAACCAGTTTATGAAACACTGTCTCCCGATCCTGCTGGATTCCTCGCGGCGGCAGAATTCAGTCTGGTGGTGTTAAGAGTGTCTGAATATGCCGCGAAATGCTACCAGGAGAGTAAAGCAGAAAAAGGGCTGTTGGACTTTGATGATCTGTTGCTGCAGACTCGGGATCTGTTCCGCCGCGATCCAAATGCCCGACAAAGGGCTGCTGCCGGCATTCATTATCTGATGGTAGATGAGTTTCAGGATACCGATCCTGTACAGAGTGAAATTGTTCGCGCGTTGTGCGGGAAAGAACTTTTAACCGGGAAACTGTTTCTGGTGGGGGATGCCAAGCAATCCATTTATCGGTTCCGAAGGGCCGACCCGGAAGTATTTCATCAGCTCCGACAGGAGATTCCAGAAAAGGGGCGGCTTCCGTTAAGTACCAATTTTCGAAGCCAACCCGCGATACTGAATTTTACGAACTGTCTGTTTGCGTCAGCGATGGCACATTATTACGAATCGTTGACGCCGTTCGACCAGCAACAGCACTCACCCACGCCGGGCATTGAATTCCTGTTTGCCTCGCCTGATGACCCGGATATCAAGCTGGCCGACGCAATCCGTGAAACCGAAGCAGACTGGATTGCGGCTCGGATTCGTCAATTGCTCGAAGATGAGACTCCCCGCATCTGGTCCAAAAATCCGCAGAGCGGCGAACGCGAATTGAGGCGGGTGGAACCCGGAGATATCTGCATTCTGTTTCGTTCACTGTCGAGTGTCAGCCTGTATGAAAAAGCATTGCAGGAGCATAATCTGGATTATTATCTCGTAGGGGGTCGTGCTTTTTACGCACAACAGGAAATTTACGATCTGAGTAATCTATGTCAGTACCTGGATAGCAGCGATGATGAGTTAAGCCTGCTGGGACTGTTGCGTTCACCGTTCTTCAGTCTGTCTGATGATACGATTTATGCCATCACACGCCACGCAGAAAGCCTGACGGCAGCAATGCAGGTCGCCCCGCCAGATCATGTGCGTCCCGAGCAGAAACGCCAGGTACGCTATGCCCAGGCTGTACTTCAAGAGCTGCGGACAAAAAAAGACCGATTGTCTCTGGTTGAGTTATTAAATCTGGCTCTGGAGCGAACCGGTTATGACGCGGCTTTGCTCAATGAATTTCTGGGTGACCGCAAACTGGCCAACCTGAGAAAACTGATTGAGCTGGCTCGCAATTTCGAAGCATCGGGCCTGTTTACTCTGAAGGATTTTGTCCAGCGAATTCGGGATTCGATTCTGGAAGAGAGTAAGGAAGAGCTGGCGGCGACTTTACCTGAAACCAGCGACGTCATTCGTCTGATGACCATCCATCAGTCCAAAGGGCTGGAATTCCCAGTCGTGATTGTTGCCGACATGGATCGCCGCTCACAGGGAGCTTCTAAGGATCCATTTCTGCATCCGGAATGGGGGGCACTCCTGAATTTGCCAGCAGAGCGGGGGGTAACTCCGGAGAACTTCGCATTTAAAATGCATCGTGCGATCGAGCAGAACGCCGATGAAGACGAGACTGTCAGACTGTTGTACGTTGCAGTGACCCGCGCAGCAGATTACCTGATCCTCTCTGCCGGATTGCCCTATGATCGCAGGGTACAGTCCCCATGGATGAAACTGCTGTCGCGGCACTTTGATCTTTCAACGGGGTTGCCGACTTTGGATCCTTATCTGGGTCATTTTACCATGGGAAATGTTCAACAAGATCAGATTCCGGAAATTCGCGTGCATCTGAATCGACCTCAAACTGCAACGAAACCAGCGAAGAAAATTAAAGAGCTGAAACCCAGTCAGTTCTGGGCAGCACTTGAACAGGGATCTCCAGGAGGTTATCCGGAGACATTTACCGTCTTCGCCCCTCAAAAAAACAGGCAATCCCATTTCAGCGTTTCACATCTGGAAGTGGCTGATGCCTTAATACAAGAGTTGCCTGAACCACAATACCAGAGGCTGTCGACAGCAGATCTGTTGAATGCTGATGAGGCGACCCAACTGGGGACATTAACACACTCTGTGATAGAACGGCTGGATCCACTAAAGCCTGA is from Gimesia maris and encodes:
- a CDS encoding UvrD-helicase domain-containing protein gives rise to the protein MSKQPTYTDQQAAAINTRDVSIALSAGAGCGKTFVLTQRFLKLIEPGAPPDRLSHIVAITFTERAAREMRDRIRETCLDQLKNCPPEEVNHWQAVIRGLDSARISTIHSFCTSILRSHAVSARLDPHFGLLEQGTSDTFLRKVVHEAVHELLKQENADCIQMVYRFGLEKTYELLISLVPQQFRLEFDEFRELTPEQLAGRMRDFWEQNYIPMQLAEIAESDATLHLLRLMNSHEPSNPKLRQRFQTLKSRIPELIDGAPQMRGELLGTLIDHAKIQGGGTKKDWDDVSIYEQIRDGFKELRETLKPVYETLSPDPAGFLAAAEFSLVVLRVSEYAAKCYQESKAEKGLLDFDDLLLQTRDLFRRDPNARQRAAAGIHYLMVDEFQDTDPVQSEIVRALCGKELLTGKLFLVGDAKQSIYRFRRADPEVFHQLRQEIPEKGRLPLSTNFRSQPAILNFTNCLFASAMAHYYESLTPFDQQQHSPTPGIEFLFASPDDPDIKLADAIRETEADWIAARIRQLLEDETPRIWSKNPQSGERELRRVEPGDICILFRSLSSVSLYEKALQEHNLDYYLVGGRAFYAQQEIYDLSNLCQYLDSSDDELSLLGLLRSPFFSLSDDTIYAITRHAESLTAAMQVAPPDHVRPEQKRQVRYAQAVLQELRTKKDRLSLVELLNLALERTGYDAALLNEFLGDRKLANLRKLIELARNFEASGLFTLKDFVQRIRDSILEESKEELAATLPETSDVIRLMTIHQSKGLEFPVVIVADMDRRSQGASKDPFLHPEWGALLNLPAERGVTPENFAFKMHRAIEQNADEDETVRLLYVAVTRAADYLILSAGLPYDRRVQSPWMKLLSRHFDLSTGLPTLDPYLGHFTMGNVQQDQIPEIRVHLNRPQTATKPAKKIKELKPSQFWAALEQGSPGGYPETFTVFAPQKNRQSHFSVSHLEVADALIQELPEPQYQRLSTADLLNADEATQLGTLTHSVIERLDPLKPEQSDRIVELVLFDQPQVAGDKLKPLIQQQIAAWYESEICSALKAARVHYRELEFLLRLPATSDKESAVTVTGMIDAVYQTDDQRWVVLDYKTGARLAQLADEELISEYEFQLGVYTLAVEQLIGCLPDSVGLAVVHDSVRFVEMKFDTERLAQISNRLSLAVSHLNQSLVATESS